The proteins below come from a single Periophthalmus magnuspinnatus isolate fPerMag1 chromosome 7, fPerMag1.2.pri, whole genome shotgun sequence genomic window:
- the LOC117374112 gene encoding glutathione S-transferase Mu 4-like, translating into MKLAYWDIRGLAQPIRLLLEYTGTCYEEKFYTCGEAPNYDKSCWIDEKNKLGIDFPNLPYLEDGDRKITQSNAIMRYIARKHNLCGETEDEKVRVDIIENQAMDFRNGFVMLCYMDFDGKKDGYIENLPNTLGLFSKFLGDRTWFAGRKITFVDFIMYELLDQHRMFRPCCLNNFKNLKDFLDRFEGLDKIKAYMKSNRFIKTPVNNKMAKWGNKKE; encoded by the exons ATGAAACTTGCATACTGGGACATTCGTGGG CTTGCCCAGCCCATCCGCCTGCTGCTGGAGTACACCGGCACCTGTTATGAGGAAAAGTTTTACACATGCGGTGAAG CTCCCAACTATGACAAGAGCTGTTGGATTGATGAGAAAAACAAGCTTGGGATAGACTTCCCAAAT CTGCCTTATCTGGAAGACGGAGACCGAAAGATCACACAAAGCAATGCCATCATGAGATACATTGCCCGTAAACACAACCTGT GTGGAGAAACTGAAGATGAAAAGGTGAGGGTGGACATAATTGAAAACCAGGCAATGGACTTCAGAAATGGCTTTGTGATGTTGTGCTACATGGATTTT GATGGTAAGAAAGATGGATATATTGAGAATTTGCCAAATACTTTGGGTCTGTTCTCAAAGTTTTTGGGAGACAGGACATGGTTTGCTGGTAGAAAG ATCACTTTTGTGGACTTTATCATGTACGAGCTCCTGGATCAGCATCGCATGTTCAGACCGTGCTGTCTCAACAACTTTAAAAATCTGAAGGATTTTCTGGACCGATTTGAG GGGCTAGACAAGATCAAGGCCTACATGAAGTCTAATCGCTTCATCAAGACTCCCGTCAACAACAAAATGGCCAAATGGGGAAACAAAAAGGAGTAA